Proteins encoded in a region of the Acidobacteriota bacterium genome:
- the prfA gene encoding peptide chain release factor 1, producing the protein MSENSQLLSKLQSLEDRHEDLARRLADPAQIADTNAFRTHSKAYADLEEVVERFHEYKRLLADEEGAREMLRGADEEMRRLAQDELAALAPKKAALEALLKRLLIPKDPYDDKNVILEVRAGTGGEEAALFAAEIFRMYLRYAEKLRFKVEILDSSHAGQGGLKEATAAIQGRGAFSRLKYESGVHRVQRVPATEASGRIHTSAVTVAVLPEAEEVELKIDEKDLRIDTFCSSGPGGQSVNTTYSAVRITHIPSGLVVSCQDEKSQHKNKAQAMRVLRSRLLAIAEAEQAEKRAAARKGMVGSGDRSEKIRTYNFPQGRVSDHRIKLTVHQIQSVMDGDLDEIVDALATHYEAERLNEEIQV; encoded by the coding sequence ATGAGCGAGAACAGCCAGCTCCTCTCGAAGCTCCAGAGCCTCGAGGACAGGCACGAGGACCTCGCGCGCCGGCTCGCCGATCCCGCGCAGATCGCCGACACGAACGCCTTCCGCACGCACTCGAAGGCGTACGCCGATCTCGAGGAGGTCGTCGAGCGCTTCCACGAGTACAAGCGCCTGCTGGCCGACGAGGAGGGGGCCCGCGAGATGCTCCGCGGCGCCGACGAGGAGATGCGGCGCCTCGCCCAGGACGAGCTCGCCGCGCTCGCGCCGAAGAAGGCCGCGCTCGAGGCGCTGCTGAAGCGCCTCCTCATCCCGAAGGACCCCTACGACGACAAGAACGTGATCCTCGAGGTCCGCGCGGGAACCGGGGGCGAGGAGGCCGCCCTGTTCGCCGCCGAGATCTTCCGGATGTACCTGCGCTACGCCGAGAAGCTGCGGTTCAAGGTCGAGATCCTCGACTCGAGCCACGCGGGCCAGGGGGGGCTGAAGGAGGCGACGGCCGCCATCCAGGGGCGCGGCGCCTTCTCGCGGCTCAAGTACGAGAGCGGCGTGCACCGCGTGCAGCGCGTTCCGGCGACGGAGGCCTCGGGCCGCATCCACACGTCGGCGGTGACGGTCGCGGTCCTTCCCGAGGCCGAGGAGGTCGAGCTGAAGATCGACGAGAAGGATCTCCGCATCGACACTTTCTGCTCGTCGGGGCCGGGCGGCCAGAGCGTCAACACGACGTACTCCGCGGTGCGCATCACCCACATCCCGTCCGGCCTCGTCGTCTCCTGCCAGGACGAGAAATCGCAGCACAAGAACAAGGCCCAGGCGATGCGCGTGCTGCGGTCGCGCCTCCTCGCCATCGCGGAGGCCGAGCAGGCGGAGAAGCGCGCGGCCGCGCGCAAGGGGATGGTCGGCTCGGGGGACCGCAGCGAGAAGATCCGCACCTACAACTTCCCGCAGGGGCGCGTGTCGGATCATCGCATCAAGCTGACCGTGCACCAGATCCAGAGCGTGATGGACGGCGATCTCGACGAGATCGTCGACGCCCTCGCCACGCACTACGAGGCCGAGCGCCTCAACGAAGAGATCCAGGTCTGA
- the prmC gene encoding peptide chain release factor N(5)-glutamine methyltransferase produces MPAIGRLLENAAARLSSAGIASHRLDAELLLAHILNVRRAAILARAEASVEDEEAARFEEMVTRRAARVPVAYIVGSKEFWSLDFAVNPAVLIPRPETETVVEEALRALASTASPKPVAVDVGTGAGPIAVSLLHERPDLEVLAIDLSEAALAVARANAERHGVASRIHFHRGDLLAPLLARSSPRVDLVVSNPPYVGLDEPVDPEVAAAEPKEAIFGGREGSEVIERLVPQAAKALAPGGHLVLEISPARERAVRGFLGSGAGALFWTDVKIVPDLAGRARVVSARRTGIHP; encoded by the coding sequence GTGCCCGCGATCGGCCGCCTGCTCGAGAACGCCGCGGCGCGCCTCTCCTCGGCCGGCATCGCCAGCCACCGCCTCGACGCGGAGCTCCTCCTGGCCCACATCCTCAACGTCCGCCGCGCGGCGATCCTCGCGCGCGCCGAGGCGAGCGTCGAAGACGAGGAGGCCGCGCGGTTCGAGGAGATGGTGACGCGCCGCGCGGCGCGCGTGCCGGTCGCCTACATCGTCGGCTCGAAGGAGTTCTGGTCGCTCGACTTCGCGGTGAACCCGGCCGTCCTCATCCCGCGCCCCGAGACCGAGACGGTCGTCGAGGAGGCGCTGCGCGCGCTCGCCTCCACCGCCTCCCCGAAGCCCGTGGCGGTCGATGTCGGGACCGGGGCGGGGCCCATCGCCGTCTCGCTCCTGCACGAGAGGCCCGATCTCGAGGTCCTCGCCATCGATCTCTCCGAGGCCGCCCTCGCCGTCGCGCGCGCCAACGCGGAGCGTCACGGCGTCGCCTCGCGCATCCACTTCCACCGAGGCGATCTCCTGGCGCCGCTCCTCGCCCGGAGCTCCCCGCGCGTCGATCTCGTCGTGTCGAACCCTCCCTACGTGGGCCTCGACGAGCCCGTCGACCCCGAGGTCGCCGCCGCGGAGCCGAAGGAGGCGATCTTCGGAGGGCGCGAGGGAAGCGAGGTCATCGAGCGGCTCGTGCCGCAGGCCGCGAAGGCGCTGGCCCCCGGCGGCCACCTCGTGCTCGAGATCTCCCCGGCGCGGGAGCGCGCCGTGAGGGGCTTCCTCGGAAGCGGCGCGGGGGCGCTCTTCTGGACCGACGTGAAGATCGTCCCCGATCTCGCCGGCCGCGCCCGGGTCGTCTCGGCGCGCCGGACCGGGATCCACCCGTGA
- the glnA gene encoding type I glutamate--ammonia ligase, giving the protein MAKTARAKVLKFDAAGPGLSKPEILKVCDAENVRFMRLQFTDILGIIKNVEVPRSQFGKALEGEIQFDGSSIEGFTRIEESDMNLVPDLNSFAIYPWAHNNGEKVGRLICDVYNPDGNPFPGCPRMTLKKQMEKAAALGYTLVTGPEAEFFLFRRDANGNPVIDTHDQGAYFDLTPVDRGEEARRDIVLALEQMGFEVEAAHHEVAPGQHEIDFKYAGAVTTADRVSTFRFIVKKVAMDHGLHATFMPKPIFGVNGSGMHVHQSFLDRKGSNVFYDPKAKYQLSKTALAYTGGILMHATAFVAVTNPLVNSYKRLVPGYEAPVNVAWSMRNRSPLVRVPARRGMGTRIEVRMPDPSCNPYLAFSVMLASGLDGVKRNLNPGEPVDKNVFKMSEREKRRLKIDQLPANLSEALDNLEKDEVVSGSLGEHILTHFVEAKRGEWAEYISRVQPWETDRYLDQY; this is encoded by the coding sequence ATGGCGAAGACAGCCAGGGCGAAGGTCCTGAAGTTCGACGCCGCCGGCCCGGGTCTCAGCAAGCCCGAGATCCTGAAGGTCTGCGACGCGGAAAACGTCCGTTTCATGAGGCTCCAGTTCACCGACATCCTCGGCATCATCAAGAACGTCGAAGTCCCCCGCTCCCAGTTCGGCAAGGCCCTCGAGGGGGAGATCCAGTTCGACGGGTCGTCGATCGAGGGGTTCACGCGGATCGAAGAATCGGACATGAACCTCGTCCCCGACCTGAACTCGTTCGCCATCTACCCGTGGGCGCACAACAACGGGGAGAAAGTCGGCCGGCTGATCTGCGACGTGTACAACCCCGACGGGAACCCCTTCCCCGGGTGCCCCCGCATGACGCTGAAGAAGCAGATGGAGAAGGCGGCGGCTCTGGGGTACACGCTGGTGACGGGCCCGGAGGCCGAGTTCTTCCTCTTTCGGCGCGACGCCAACGGCAACCCGGTCATCGACACCCACGATCAGGGGGCGTACTTCGATCTCACCCCCGTCGATCGAGGGGAGGAGGCCCGGCGCGACATCGTCCTCGCCCTCGAGCAGATGGGCTTCGAGGTCGAGGCGGCGCATCACGAGGTGGCCCCCGGCCAGCACGAGATCGACTTCAAGTACGCCGGCGCGGTGACGACCGCCGACCGGGTCTCGACCTTCCGCTTCATCGTGAAGAAGGTCGCGATGGATCACGGGCTGCACGCCACGTTCATGCCCAAGCCGATCTTCGGCGTGAACGGCTCCGGCATGCACGTGCACCAGTCCTTCCTCGACAGGAAGGGGAGCAACGTGTTCTACGACCCGAAGGCGAAGTACCAGCTCTCGAAGACGGCGCTCGCCTACACCGGCGGCATCCTCATGCACGCGACCGCGTTCGTGGCCGTCACCAACCCGCTCGTGAACTCCTACAAGCGCCTGGTGCCGGGGTACGAGGCGCCGGTCAACGTCGCCTGGTCGATGCGGAATCGGTCTCCGCTCGTGCGGGTGCCGGCGCGCCGCGGCATGGGGACGCGCATCGAGGTGAGGATGCCGGATCCCTCGTGCAACCCTTACCTCGCCTTCTCGGTGATGCTCGCCTCCGGGCTCGACGGGGTGAAGCGGAACCTCAACCCGGGCGAGCCCGTCGACAAGAACGTCTTCAAGATGAGCGAGAGGGAGAAGCGCCGCCTGAAAATCGATCAGCTCCCGGCGAACCTCTCCGAGGCGCTCGACAACCTCGAGAAGGACGAGGTCGTCTCGGGGAGCCTCGGCGAGCACATCCTGACGCACTTCGTCGAGGCGAAGCGCGGCGAGTGGGCGGAGTACATCTCCCGCGTGCAGCCGTGGGAGACCGATCGGTACCTCGACCAGTACTGA
- the rpmE gene encoding 50S ribosomal protein L31, with protein MKKGIHPEYHDVTVSCACGEKFVTRSTRKDLRLEICSKCHPFFTGKQKLIDTAGRVERFTRRYEKKDKPAAKRPGMPTGPIPSPGRS; from the coding sequence GTGAAGAAGGGCATCCACCCCGAGTACCACGACGTCACGGTGAGCTGCGCCTGCGGCGAGAAGTTCGTCACCCGCTCGACCCGCAAGGATCTGCGTCTCGAGATCTGCTCCAAGTGCCATCCGTTCTTCACGGGCAAGCAGAAGCTCATCGACACCGCCGGCCGCGTCGAGCGTTTCACCAGGCGCTACGAGAAGAAGGACAAGCCCGCCGCGAAGCGTCCCGGGATGCCCACCGGGCCCATTCCTTCGCCGGGCCGCTCCTAG
- the rho gene encoding transcription termination factor Rho encodes MNIATLKAMAINDLAKVARDMGVQGATGVRKQDLIFKILQAQTEKNGLIFSEGVLECLPDGFGFLRAPQYNYLPSPDDIYVSPSQIRRFDLHTGDTVSGQVRPPKDGERYFALIKVEAINFETPEAARDKIFFENLTPLYPMERLKLETDREGTSGRVMDLLTPIGKGQRGLIVSPPRTGKTMLLQSIANSVAKNHPEVFLIVLLIDERPEEVTDMERTVKGEVISSTFDEPASRHVQVAEMVIEKAKRLVEHKKDVVILLDSITRLARAYNTITPPSGKVLSGGIDANALQKPKRFFGAARNIEEGGSLTIMATALIDTGSRMDDIIFEEFKGTGNMELHLDRKLADRRVFPAMDISRSGTRKEELLLVKKDLDRSWVLRKVLNQLSPPEAMELLIDKIGKTKANKEFLDSMSEAIS; translated from the coding sequence CTGAACATCGCGACGCTCAAGGCGATGGCGATCAACGATCTCGCCAAGGTCGCCCGCGACATGGGAGTGCAGGGGGCGACGGGCGTCCGCAAGCAGGATCTCATCTTCAAGATCCTCCAGGCGCAGACCGAGAAGAACGGCCTGATCTTCTCCGAGGGCGTCCTCGAGTGCCTCCCCGACGGGTTCGGTTTCCTCAGGGCCCCGCAGTACAACTACCTCCCCAGCCCCGACGACATCTACGTCTCCCCCTCCCAGATCCGCCGCTTCGACCTGCACACCGGCGACACCGTGAGCGGCCAGGTGCGGCCGCCGAAGGACGGCGAGCGCTACTTCGCCCTGATCAAGGTCGAGGCGATCAACTTCGAGACTCCGGAGGCGGCGCGCGACAAGATCTTCTTCGAGAACCTCACGCCGCTCTACCCGATGGAGAGGCTCAAGCTCGAGACCGACCGGGAAGGGACGTCGGGCCGGGTCATGGATCTCCTGACTCCGATCGGCAAGGGGCAGCGCGGGCTCATCGTCTCCCCGCCGCGCACCGGCAAGACGATGCTCCTCCAGTCGATCGCCAACAGCGTCGCCAAGAACCATCCCGAGGTCTTCCTCATCGTGCTGCTCATCGACGAGCGGCCCGAGGAGGTCACCGACATGGAGCGCACCGTCAAGGGGGAGGTCATCTCATCGACCTTCGACGAGCCGGCTTCCCGGCACGTCCAGGTGGCCGAGATGGTCATCGAGAAGGCGAAGCGTCTCGTCGAGCACAAGAAGGACGTCGTCATCCTCCTCGACTCCATCACGAGGCTCGCCCGCGCCTACAACACCATCACCCCGCCGTCGGGGAAGGTGCTCTCGGGCGGTATCGACGCCAACGCGCTCCAGAAGCCGAAGCGCTTCTTCGGCGCGGCGCGCAACATCGAGGAGGGGGGGAGCCTCACGATCATGGCGACCGCGCTCATCGACACCGGGTCGCGCATGGACGACATCATCTTCGAGGAGTTCAAGGGGACCGGCAACATGGAGCTGCACCTCGACCGGAAGCTCGCCGACCGGCGCGTCTTCCCGGCGATGGACATCAGCCGCAGCGGAACCCGGAAAGAGGAGCTGCTCCTGGTCAAGAAGGACCTCGATCGCTCGTGGGTCCTCCGCAAGGTGCTCAACCAGCTCTCACCCCCCGAGGCGATGGAGCTGCTCATCGACAAGATCGGCAAGACCAAGGCGAACAAGGAGTTCCTCGACTCGATGTCGGAGGCGATCTCCTAG
- a CDS encoding molybdopterin molybdotransferase MoeA codes for MSTASPRDRRLDLRMLGVDEALQAVLAAVAPLPSEEIALEDSPGRCLADAMVSSLDAPPFDRTAMDGYALRAADAAAPPAELEVVETIAAGRDPRATIGPGQAAKIMTGAAIPRGADAIVMVERTEPLDGGRRVRILDRAEPGQHIRRRGEDLAGGSLLLPAGAFVGAPEIALLASEGRSRLRVGSLPSVTVISTGDELVPVGETPTGSCIRETNSWSLLALLRRMGIDPVRPGIAKDDPAALDALIARALGSDVLLLTGGVSMGDFDLVGAALGRAGCRPIFERVAIQPGKPLFFGLVEGRARRVVVFGLPGNPISSIVDFLVFARPALRLMMGALQPVDPAVSVELLDPIRRRPGRRAYLPARVAVTGAGRLAARPLPSMGSADLVALSRANALVIVHETAGDVAAGAELPALLLDDPFRR; via the coding sequence GTGAGCACCGCCTCCCCGCGCGACCGGAGGCTCGATCTCCGGATGCTCGGCGTGGACGAGGCGCTTCAGGCGGTTCTCGCCGCGGTGGCGCCTCTTCCTTCGGAGGAGATCGCGCTCGAGGATTCCCCGGGGCGTTGTCTTGCGGATGCGATGGTCTCGTCCCTCGACGCGCCGCCGTTCGATCGCACCGCGATGGACGGCTACGCCCTTCGCGCCGCGGACGCCGCCGCGCCCCCCGCCGAGCTCGAGGTCGTCGAGACGATCGCGGCGGGGCGCGACCCGCGGGCGACGATCGGGCCGGGGCAGGCGGCGAAGATCATGACAGGGGCGGCGATCCCGCGCGGCGCCGACGCGATCGTGATGGTGGAGCGCACGGAGCCCCTCGACGGCGGGAGGAGGGTTCGGATTCTCGATCGCGCCGAGCCCGGGCAGCACATCCGGCGCCGCGGCGAGGATCTGGCCGGCGGCTCGCTTCTCCTTCCCGCGGGGGCCTTCGTCGGGGCCCCCGAGATCGCGCTGCTCGCCTCCGAGGGGAGGTCGCGCCTCCGCGTCGGCTCTCTGCCGTCCGTGACCGTGATCTCGACCGGCGACGAGCTGGTGCCGGTCGGTGAGACCCCCACCGGCAGCTGCATCCGCGAGACCAACTCGTGGTCGCTCCTCGCCCTGCTGCGCCGGATGGGCATCGACCCCGTGAGGCCCGGGATCGCGAAGGACGATCCGGCCGCCCTCGACGCGCTCATCGCGCGCGCCCTCGGGTCGGACGTCCTCCTTCTGACCGGCGGCGTCTCGATGGGGGACTTCGATCTCGTCGGCGCCGCCCTCGGTCGCGCGGGGTGCCGCCCGATCTTCGAGCGCGTCGCGATCCAGCCCGGGAAGCCCCTCTTCTTCGGCCTCGTCGAGGGTCGGGCGCGCCGCGTCGTCGTCTTCGGCCTGCCGGGAAACCCCATCTCGTCGATCGTCGACTTCCTGGTCTTCGCCCGCCCGGCGCTCCGCCTCATGATGGGGGCGCTCCAGCCGGTCGACCCCGCGGTCTCCGTCGAGCTTCTCGACCCGATCCGCCGGAGGCCGGGGAGGCGGGCGTACCTCCCGGCGCGGGTCGCCGTCACCGGCGCCGGCCGGCTCGCGGCCCGCCCCCTCCCTTCGATGGGCTCGGCCGACCTCGTGGCCCTGAGCCGCGCCAACGCCCTGGTCATCGTCCACGAGACGGCGGGCGACGTCGCGGCGGGCGCGGAGCTTCCCGCGCTCCTCCTGGACGACCCCTTCCGGCGCTGA
- a CDS encoding class I SAM-dependent methyltransferase, whose translation MRSTHALFRPLAAIVLTLAAAPLVAAAPIDLDAPGRTRQDRDRDAYNHPEALFAFWGLHDGMRIMDLYPGDGYTTLLLSQLVGPAGKVLAYDSYDHEAFEKRMKPLALGNVEETAAAEPECFKTIPTTLASIPAGSLDAVVTIRNYHDIAEPARALVELKRILKPGGILGIVDSRTAAGRDDKTHRIADDVIIREVTAAGFTLAGVSQMLSNPRDDAAKGFWEERFIVDQSCLKFTK comes from the coding sequence ATGCGATCCACCCACGCCCTCTTCCGCCCGCTCGCCGCGATCGTCCTCACGCTGGCCGCCGCGCCCCTCGTCGCGGCGGCCCCGATCGACCTCGACGCCCCCGGCCGCACCCGCCAGGACAGAGACCGCGACGCCTACAACCACCCCGAGGCGCTCTTCGCCTTCTGGGGGCTTCACGATGGGATGCGGATCATGGATCTCTACCCGGGGGACGGCTACACGACGCTCCTCCTCAGCCAGCTCGTCGGGCCCGCCGGAAAGGTCCTCGCGTACGACTCGTACGATCACGAGGCCTTCGAGAAGCGCATGAAACCCCTCGCCCTCGGGAACGTGGAGGAGACGGCCGCCGCCGAGCCGGAATGCTTCAAGACGATTCCGACGACGCTCGCCTCGATCCCGGCCGGCTCGCTCGACGCCGTCGTGACGATCCGCAATTACCACGACATCGCGGAGCCGGCCCGGGCCCTGGTCGAGCTCAAGCGAATCCTCAAGCCCGGCGGCATCCTCGGCATCGTCGACTCACGGACCGCGGCGGGGCGCGACGACAAGACGCACCGGATCGCGGACGACGTCATCATCCGGGAGGTGACCGCCGCCGGGTTCACTCTGGCCGGCGTGTCGCAGATGCTCTCGAACCCCCGGGACGACGCCGCGAAGGGGTTCTGGGAGGAACGCTTCATCGTCGATCAGTCGTGTCTGAAGTTCACGAAGTAA